The Verrucomicrobium spinosum DSM 4136 = JCM 18804 genome includes a region encoding these proteins:
- a CDS encoding PEP-CTERM sorting domain-containing protein (PEP-CTERM proteins occur, often in large numbers, in the proteomes of bacteria that also encode an exosortase, a predicted intramembrane cysteine proteinase. The presence of a PEP-CTERM domain at a protein's C-terminus predicts cleavage within the sorting domain, followed by covalent anchoring to some some component of the (usually Gram-negative) cell surface. Many PEP-CTERM proteins exhibit an unusual sequence composition that includes large numbers of potential glycosylation sites. Expression of one such protein has been shown restore the ability of a bacterium to form floc, a type of biofilm.): MLPSRSKIQHLALFALTFLATAWAMPSVALAGTIISFNPQASTGGLMTTTYLAGAPGVRVGYWNNFNESNLVLDAADSMRYDDGTLVGGSFTMTFNIPASQGLLTNRTSNTTNDPQMFNGVVDVYSATASTAAFSNIPFETYDIYVYMRNDGANRIGGFTIGGTTYYARGTGVASDNIPGTDGSGYVLSTDTTIIDGTDSSVDQGNYVRFSNLTGSSQILSLFAADGSTGVERNKVAGFQIVATPEPSRAVLLMLGGVLLLTHRHRRAK, encoded by the coding sequence ATGCTGCCCTCCCGCTCGAAAATTCAACATCTCGCTCTATTCGCCCTGACCTTTCTGGCCACCGCATGGGCCATGCCCTCGGTGGCACTTGCAGGCACCATCATCAGCTTTAACCCCCAAGCTTCCACAGGTGGCCTCATGACCACCACCTATCTGGCTGGTGCGCCCGGCGTGCGAGTGGGCTATTGGAACAATTTTAATGAATCCAACCTCGTGTTGGATGCCGCCGACAGCATGCGCTATGACGACGGCACCCTCGTGGGTGGCAGCTTCACCATGACGTTCAATATCCCCGCCAGCCAGGGGCTCCTGACGAACCGGACGAGCAACACCACCAACGACCCCCAGATGTTCAACGGCGTGGTGGACGTGTACAGCGCCACTGCCAGTACGGCCGCCTTTAGCAACATCCCTTTCGAGACCTACGACATCTACGTTTACATGCGCAACGATGGCGCCAACCGGATCGGCGGCTTCACCATCGGCGGCACGACGTACTATGCCCGTGGCACCGGCGTCGCCAGCGACAACATCCCCGGCACCGACGGCTCAGGCTACGTCCTCTCCACCGACACCACCATCATCGACGGTACCGACAGTTCCGTGGACCAGGGGAACTATGTGCGGTTCAGCAACCTCACCGGCTCCAGCCAGATTCTCTCTCTGTTCGCCGCTGATGGTTCCACCGGTGTAGAGCGCAACAAAGTGGCGGGCTTCCAGATCGTCGCCACCCCCGAGCCCTCCCGGGCTGTGCTGTTGATGCTGGGCGGCGTCCTCCTGCTCACCCACCGCCATCGCAGAGCAAAGTAG